One stretch of Armigeres subalbatus isolate Guangzhou_Male chromosome 2, GZ_Asu_2, whole genome shotgun sequence DNA includes these proteins:
- the LOC134217698 gene encoding uncharacterized protein K02A2.6-like yields MIQLTIIGDLNVSDVLSRLIKRTQIDEPFDEDNDKHMLYALDAGTMDITWKDIDLAAEKDEELIAIQAAIISGKWPKYLNRFEAHRKELRIMGPRILKEERIILPKVLRQKVLLTAHRGHIGCATMKRILREFFWWPGLSNDVELFVKSCKTCLTISRKNPPIHLSSRRLPDGPWEVLQIDFLSLPGCGAGEFLITVDVYSRYLSVVEMKIKDAKTTNSALSKIFMTWGLPLVIQSDNGPPFQSSEFMQFWLDKGVNVRKSIPFYPQSNGGVERQNQGLIKAISAAKQDGENWKDALYTYVHVHNTVKPHSRLGITPFELLVGWKYRGTFPCLWQSRKEVDRSDIREKDALSKLSSNQFSDSRRGAKCSNIVPGDIVVMAIPKKTKTDPTFSKDHYTVLSREGGKIIIRSERGVQYCRNIRDVKLVPIFNNCSIADDQVEKDSSVEQFSDYAREEDLSLDDKMDSTTVSDTNEDAVMGDLTNYSNVIEGDSSFSVKMDRTLAGAPKYLKMSEATDSGGAGRPRRSIVKPKKFQDMLLYNIYE; encoded by the exons ATGATTCAATTAACTATTATAGGTGATTTGAATGTTTCTGACGTTCTTTCACGATTAATTAAACGTACTCAAATAGACGAACCTTTCGACGAAGATAACGATAAGCATATGTTGTATGCTTTGGACGCAGGGACAATGGATATTACATGGAAAGACATTGATCTAGCTGCGGAAAAGGATGAAGAATTAATTGCTATTCAGGCAGCAATAATTTCAGGAAAATGGCCAAAATATCTCAATCGTTTTGAAGCACATCGAAAAGAGCTACGTATAATGGGACCAAGAATTTTGAAAGAGGAAAGGATTATTCTACCAAAAGTATTACGACAGAAGGTTTTGTTAACCGCTCATCGAGGCCACATTGGATGTGCTACTATGAAAAGAATTTTGCGAGAATTTTTCTGGTGGCCTGGATTGAGTAATGACGTGGAGTTATTTGTTAAAAGCTGTAAAACTTGCTTgacaatttcaagaaaaaatccacCAATACATTTATCAAGTCGTCGGCTCCCTGACGGGCCTTGGGAAGTACttcaaattgattttctttCTCTTCCTGGGTGTGGCGCTGGAGAGTTTCTAATAACAGTCGATGTTTATTCTCGTTACTTGTCTGTTgttgaaatgaaaattaaagATGCCAAAACTACAAATTCGGCATTATCAAAAATATTTATGACTTGGGGCTTACCGCTCGTAATACAAAGTGATAACGGCCCCCCTTTCCAGAGTAGTGAATTCATGCAATTCTGGCTTGACAAAGGTGTTAATGTTAGGAAATCAATTCCGTTCTATCCGCAATCGAATGGTGGAGTTGAACGTCAAAATCAAGGTTTGATCAAGGCAATTTCTGCAGCTAAACAAGACGGTGAGAATTGGAAAGATGCACTGTATACATATGTTCATGTGCacaatactgtaaaaccacaTTCGAGACTTGGAATTACACCGTTTGAACTTCTTGTTGGATGGAAATACAGAGGCACATTTCCTTGTCTATGGCAATCAAGAAAAGAAGTTGATCGATCGGATATACGCGAGAAAGATGCTTTATCAAAATTGTCAAGTAATCAATTTTCGGATAGTCGTAGAGGAGCAAAATGTTCAAATATTGTTCCTGGCGATATAGTTGTAATGGCAATTCCAAAGAAAACTAAAACGGATCCAACGTTTTCAAAAGATCATTACACGGTTCTATCAAGAGAAGGAGGAAAGATAATCATCAGAAGCGAAAGAGGTGTTCAATATTGTCGTAATATCAGAGACGTCAAGTTAGTGCCGATTTTCAACAATTGTAGTATTGCAGACGATCAAGTAGAAAAAGACTCATCAGTGGAACAATTTTCTG atTACGCAAGGGAGGAAGATTTATCGCTAGATGACAAAATGGACAGTACAACCGTTAGCGATACAAACGAGGATGCAGTAATGGGAGATCTGACTAATTATTCTAATGTAATAGAAGGAGATTCATCATTTAGTGTTAAAATGGATCGTACACTTGCTGGTGCTCCAAAATATTTAAAGATGTCAgaagcaacggattctggaggAGCTGGTCGTCCAAGAAGAAGTATCGTAAAACCTAAGAAGTTCCAAGATATGTTGTTGTATAATATATATGAATGA
- the LOC134213404 gene encoding uncharacterized protein LOC134213404 has protein sequence MVNPLTPPVLRDPVFWPFGDQTLNREAREARLDRRDRLSGLRWVWACNGAVPQKAFQASVNGSNHQRYYIGRAYYEGSVTPGRVDIKRKACSIPWGGDERLRNVYEVLCTPGQFVRVTEENTETLLLASSAGISEEGEPLFIGRVEHKGEFIYGKVQRSHGVCYIAYEGKELGFKTYELFVANVPMRPNDSYWVSNTKDEVPDRATVGGGTVGKLLYVGRAKHRASLTPGSVDPCTWRCHIAWGSDEHQKSSFDYLCNCSGKFVKSHGNNLPIGAIRGGYSEYGEPLFIGRVKVKEGYVVGKVQPSHGVCYIPYRGKEIAYKKYEILMQMMD, from the exons ATGGTCAATCCAT TGACCCCTCCAGTTTTGCGTGATCCTGTATTCTGGCCCTTTGGTGACCAAACACTAAATCGAGAAGCAAGGGAAGCACGGTTGGACCGCCGAGACCGCCTGTCCGGCCTACGTTGGGTCTGGGCCTGTAATGGCGCTGTTCCGCAAAAAGCCTTCCAAGCGAGTGTCAATGGGTCAAATCACCAAAGGTACTACATAGGAAGAGCGTACTATGAGGGATCGGTAACGCCCGGGAGGGTGGACATCAAACGAAAAGCATGCAGCATCCCATGGGGCGGCGATGAACGCCTGCGAAATGTGTACGAAGTCCTGTGCACGCCTGGTCAGTTTGTTCGAGTCACGGAAGAGAATACAGAAACCCTGCTGTTGGCCAGCTCAGCCGGTATATCAGAAGAAGGAGAACCCTTGTTCATCGGTCGGGTTGAGCATAAGGGTGAATTTATATACGGAAAAGTTCAAAGATCACATGGCGTTTGTTACATTGCTTACGAGGGCAAGGAACTTGGATTTAAAACCTATGAGCTGTTTGTGGCGAATGTGCCAATGCGACCGAACGATTCTTACTGGGTATCAAACACGAAAGATGAAGTTCCAGATCGGGCAACCGTCGGCGGAGGAACTGTCGGAAAACTACTCTACGTAGGCCGCGCAAAACACCGTGCCTCTCTTACTCCTGGATCGGTGGACCCGTGCACTTGGCGATGCCATATCGCCTGGGGTTCGGACGAACATCAGAAATCAAGCTTTGATTACCTTTGTAACTGCAGTGGAAAATTTGTAAAATCTCATGGAAACAATTTGCCAATCGGAGCCATACGAGGTGGCTACTCGGAATATGGAGAACCTCTTTTCATCGGTCGTGTAAAAGTGAAGGAAGGATATGTCGTGGGGAAGGTTCAGCCATCACACGGTGTTTGCTACATCCCGTACCGCGGTAAGGAGATAGCTTACAAGAAGTATGAAATATTGATGCAGATGATGGACTGA
- the LOC134213406 gene encoding uncharacterized protein LOC134213406, which yields MVHYATLYRDYIPFHADRPYKYNNRKFLQRWDELNGMKWVAAADGVVPPNAVVAGYEGKQTLYVGRAEVNNSIAPGSINPQKKACFCPWGGKNHKRSKYEVLCTPGQFVLINSWETLVKGTPGGISEQGEPLYIGRNKQNEELVCGKIQRSYFVCYIPYKTKEIERDVFGSEIFIKSTS from the exons ATGGTGCATTACG CAACGCTATACCGGGATTACATTCCATTTCACGCGGATCGGCCCTACAAGTACAATAATCGAAAATTCCTGCAACGATGGGACGAGCTAAATGGGATGAAGTGGGTGGCTGCTGCGGACGGGGTAGTTCCACCCAATGCCGTCGTCGCTGGTTATGAGGGAAAACAAACACTGTACGTGGGACGCGCGGAGGTAAACAATTCCATTGCGCCCGGTTCGATTAATCCGCAGAAGAAGGCATGCTTCTGTCCATGGGGCGGCAAAAATCATAAACGATCCAAGTACGAAGTGCTATGCACCCCGGGTCAATTCGTATTGATAAACAGCTGGGAAACACTGGTgaaaggaactcccgggggaataAGCGAGCAAGGCGAACCATTGTACATTGGCCGGAACAAACAGAATGAAGAACTGGTGTGTGGCAAAATACAGAGATCGTACTTCGTTTGCTATATACCTTACAAAACAAAGGAAATTGAGCGTGATGTGTTCGGAAGTGAGATCTTTATCAAATCGACTAGTTAG
- the LOC134213407 gene encoding cysteine protease ATG4B, with protein MDYMLDAYVGYDIGSIEPDDIPKTDDPVWVLGKRYNAVEDLDLIRRDVQSRLWCTYRRGFVPIGSSQLTSDKGWGCMLRCGQMVLAQALTQLHLGRDWFWELETKDEAYLKIVNRFEDSKAAPFSLHQIALTGESSEEKRVGEWFGPNTVAQVLKKLVKFDDWCELLVHVALDNTLATEEVLELCVDKSNPNSWNPLLLIIPLRLGLSEINPIYVDGLKKCFELSGNCGMIGGRPNQALYFIGYVADEALYLDPHTVQRSGTIGSKSDPDEQELDETFHQKYARRINFKGMDPSLAVCFLCASRKDFDDLIQRFNEDLNGGGCQPLFEVTKTRQAPWTPTTASSASSRKNSEPIEAFNEISATEIQHEEFEEVGTRQLDDSDEEFEIIA; from the exons ATGGATTATATGTTGGATGCATACGTAGGCTACGATATCGGTTCCATCGAACCGGACGATATTCCCAAAACGGACGACCCCGTCTGGGTGCTGGGAAAGAGATACAATGCAGTTGAAG ATCTTGACTTGATTCGCCGGGATGTCCAGAGCCGGCTGTGGTGCACCTACCGGCGTGGCTTCGTACCGATCGGTAGCTCTCAGCTCACCAGCGACAAAGGCTGGGGCTGCATGCTACGCTGCGGTCAGATGGTTCTGGCGCAGGCCCTCACTCAGCTGCACCTGGGCCGAGACTGGTTCTGGGAGTTAGAGACCAAAGATGAAGCCTATCTGAAGATAGTGAATCGTTTCGAGGACAGTAAGGCTGCGCCTTTTTCGTTGCATCAGATTGCTCTCACCGGCGAGTCATCAGAGGAGAAACGAGTCGGCGAATGGTTCGGACCTAATACGGTGGCACAGGTTTTAAA AAAATTGGTAAAATTCGATGACTGGTGTGAATTGTTGGTTCACGTTGCTCTTGACAATACTCTGGCCACAGAAGAAGTCC TGGAGCTTTGTGTGGATAAATCTAATCCGAACAGCTGGAATCCGCTGCTACTCATAATCCCATTGAGATTGGGCCTTAGCGAAATCAATCCGATCTACGTGGATGGCCTCAAAAAGTGCTTCGAGCTAAGCGGAAACTGTGGAATGATTGGCGGTCGTCCCAATCAGGCCCTCTATTTCATTGGCTACGTTGCCGACGAGGCCCTGTACCTTGATCCACATACTGTCCAGCGAAGTGGAACAATCGGCTCCAAGAGCGATCCGGATGAGCAGGAGCTGGACGAAACGTTTCACCAAAAGTACGCCCGACGGATCAACTTCAAAGGGATGGATCCATCGCTGGCGGTGTGTTTCCTATGTGCATCGAGAAAAGACTTTGACGATCTGATTCAGCGCTTCAACGAGGATCTCAACGGTGGGGGCTGCCAGCCGTTGTTTGAAGTGACCAAAACACGACAAGCGCCGTGGACCCCCACAACGGCGTCGTCCGCGTCGTCCCGGAAAAACAGTGAACCGATAGAGGCGTTCAACGAAATATCCGCCACGGAAATTCAGCACGAAG AGTTCGAGGAAGTGGGAACCCGGCAGCTGGACGACTCGGATGAAGAGTTCGAGATCATCGCGTAA